From a region of the Solanum stenotomum isolate F172 chromosome 2, ASM1918654v1, whole genome shotgun sequence genome:
- the LOC125856127 gene encoding uncharacterized protein LOC125856127 encodes MELRDFRPISLISGVYKVFGKLLAERLKKVISKLVNNHQMTFIQGRQIMDAALITSECVDSRIKGEIPGIMCKLDIEKAYDHVNWEFLLNILRQMGFSILVNGGSAGFFPFERGLRQGDPLSPFLFILAMEDLNSMIRVANYNDWIKGFNISNQSGVNLQICHLLYANDTLIFCNPKVEQMLASILQCNIEHLLTTDLGIPFGNNHKELELWDGIIEKTEKMLANRKANYLSLGGRVTLINLVLDALPTYVMSLFPLPAKVEERLDKLRRDFLWSGNKEDQALWRRAILNKYGQTEEWVSNVVDSTYGGYCPGAAHGSQHFSRALGDARTYC; translated from the exons ATGGAACTTAGGGATTTCAGACCCATCAGTCTCATTAGTGGTGTGTACAAGGTCTTTGGTAAGCTGTTGGCAGAGAGATTAAAGAAAGTGATAAGCAAATTAGTGAACAATCACCAAATGACCTTCATTCAAGGAAGACAAATTATGGATGCCGCGTTAATAACAAGCGAGTGTGTAGACTCAAGGATTAAAGGAGAGATCCCAGGAATAATGTGCAAGCTTGATATAGAAAAGGCATATGATCATGTCAATTGGGAGTTTCTACTTAATATTCTGAGGCAGATGGG GTTCTCCATACTTGTTAATGGAGGATCTGCtggtttttttccttttgagaGAGGACTACGACAGGGAGATCCTCTCTCccctttcctatttattttagcTATGGAGGATCTTAACAGTATGATTAGAGTGGCCAATTATAACGACTGGATAAAGGGTTTCAACATTAGTAATCAGTCAGGGGTCAATTTGCAAATATGTCACCTTTTATATGCAAATGACACACTAATATTTTGCAATCCAAAGGTAGAACAA ATGTTGGCAAGCATCTTGCAATGCAATATAGAGCACTTACTAACTACTGACCTGGGAATTCCTTTTGGGAATAATCACAAGGAGCTTGAGCTTTGGGATGGAATCATTGAGAAGACAGAGAAGATGTTGGCTAATAGGAAGGCAAACTATCTATCTCTGGGAGGAAGAGTCACTCTGATCAATTTGGTTCTGGATGCGTTGCCTACATATGTTATGTCACTTTTCCCTTTACCAGCAAAGGTAGAAGAGAGGTTGGATAAATTGAGGCGTGATTTTCTGTGGTCGGGGAACAAAGAAG ATCAGGCATTATGGAGAAGAGCAATTCTCAACAAGTATGGGCAGACCGAGGAGTGGGTGTCTAATGTAGTAGATAGCACGTATGGG GGTTACTGTCCAGGTGCGGCGCATGGTTCTCAGCATTTCTCAAGAGCCCTGGGTGATGCCAGAACATACTGCTGA
- the LOC125856717 gene encoding S-formylglutathione hydrolase: MEIKPTEISISKMFGGYNKRYKHYSPALGCSMNFHIFFPPSSSPSHKFPVLYWLSGLTCTDENFIAKSGAQRAASSEGVALIVPDTSPRGLNVEGESDSWDFGVGAGFYLNATQEKWKNWKMYDYVVKELPTLLHENFPELDTSRASIFGHSMGGHGALTIYLKNLDKYKSVSAFAPIANPVNCPWGLKAFTNYLGENKADWEEYDATCLVSKHNDVSATILIDQGEDDKFFKDQLLPQKFEEACKKVNVPLLLRLQPGYDHSYFFIATFIDDHIRHHAQALNL; the protein is encoded by the exons ATGGAAATCAAGCCAACAGAAATCAGCATTTCCAAGATGTTTGGAGGTTATAACAAGAGATACAAACACTATAGCCCAGCTCTTGGATGTTCAATGAATTTCCATATCTTTtttcctccttcttcttccccttctcACAAATTCCCT GTGCTTTACTGGCTCTCCGGCTTAACGTGCACGGATGAAAACTTTATAGCTAAATCTGGTGCTCAACGTGCTGCTTCTAGTGAGGGCGTGGCACTGATTGTCCCAGATACATCTCCAA GAGGTCTAAATGTGGAAGGAGAGTCAGACAGCTGGGATTTTGGAGTAG GTGCTGGTTTCTATCTAAATGCAACACAAGAGAAATGGAAGAACTGGAAGATGTATGACTATGTGGTCAAAGAACTGCCGACACTTCTTCATGAAAACTTTCCAGAACTTGATACGTCACGGGCATCTATCTTTGGTCACTCTATGGGTGGGCATGGAGCACTGACAATCTACCTGAAAAACCTGGATAAGTATAAG TCAGTATCAGCCTTTGCTCCTATTGCAAATCCCGTTAACTGTCCCTGGGGACTGAAGGCTTTTACAAACTACTTGGGTGAAAATAAAGCTGATTGGGAG GAATATGATGCTACTTGCCTTGTATCAAAACATAACGATGTCTCTGCTACCATTCTTATTGATCAG GGGGAGGACGACAAATTCTTTAAAGATCAACTGCTCCCACAGAAGTTTGAAGAGGCATGTAAAAAGGTTAATGTTCCTCTACTGCTGCGGCTGCAACCCGGTTATGACCACTCTTACTTCTTCATTGCCACCTTCATTGATGATCACATTCGTCATCATGCCCAAGCCCTTAACCTTTGA
- the LOC125856703 gene encoding probable glycerol-3-phosphate dehydrogenase [NAD(+)] 1, cytosolic, with product MVGSIEVKSGNSVYSNGSVHNHNGPEEKLDELRHILGKSDGDLLRIVCVGAGAWGSVFAALLQDSYGQFRDKVQIRIWRRSGRAVDRATAEHLFEVINSREDVLRRLIRRCAYLKYVEARLGDRTLYADEILKDGFCLNMIDTPFCPLKVVTNLQEAVWDADLVINGLPSTETREVFKEISKYWKERLTVPIIISLAKGIEAELDPVPHIITPTQMINRATGVPVENILYLGGPNIASEIYNKEYANARICGSEKWRKPLAKFLRQPHFIVWDNSDLVTHEVMGGLKNVYAIGAGMVAALTNESATSKSVYFAHCTSEMIFITYLLTEEPERLAGPLLADTYVTLLKGRNSWYGQMIAKGELSLDMGDSISGKGTIQGVSAVEAFYELLSQSSLNVLHPGDNKPVAPVELCPILKTLYRILIKREQGPMAILQALRDENLNDPRDRIEIAQSHAFYRPSLLGQP from the exons ATGGTTGGTAGTATTGAAGTGAAAAGTGGTAATAGTGTGTACTCAAATGGGAgtgtacacaaccacaatggtCCAGAGGAGAAACTTGATGAGCTTAGGCATATTCTTGGTAAATCTGATGGTGATTTGTTGAGGATAGTTTGTGTTGGAGCTGGTGCTTGGGGCAGTGTTTTTGCAGCTTTGTTGCAAGATAGTTATGGTCAATTTCGCGATAAGGTTCAAATTAGGATATGGAGAAGGTCAGGGAGGGCTGTTGATAGAGCCACAGCAGAACATTTATTTGAAGTGATCAATTCAAGGGAGGATGTGTTGAGGAGGTTGATAAGGAGATGTGCATATCTCAAATACGTCGAGGCTAGATTAGGCGATCGGACATTGTATGCTGATGAAATCTTGAAAGATGGTTTCTGCTTAAACATGATTGATACACCATTTTGTCCATTGAAAGTTGTGACCAACTTGCAAGAAGCTGTGTGGGATGCTGATCTTGTGATTAACGGATTGCCCTCGACTGAAACACGCGAAGTCTTTAAGGAGATCAGCAAGTATTGGAAGGAAAGATTAACTGTACCGATCATCATTTCATTGGCAAAGGGTATAGAGGCTGAACTAGATCCAGTTCCTCATATTATTACTCCTACACAGATGATTAATCGGGCAA CTGGAGTACCAGTTGAGAATATCCTTTATCTTGGTGGACCAAATATTGCATCGGAGATTTACAACAAAGAATATGCTAATGCTAGGATTTGTGGATCAGAAAAATGGAGAAAACCACTTGCAAAGTTCCTAAGGCAACCTCATTTTATTGTATGGGACAACAGCGACCTTGTAACTCACGAAGTCATGGGAGGTTTGAAGAACGTCTACGCCATTGGAGCTG GGATGGTAGCTGCACTAACAAATGAGAGTGCTACCAGCAAATCAGTATATTTTGCACATTGTACATCAGAGATGATATTCATCACGTATTTACTGACTGAAGAACCAGAAAGGCTTGCAGGGCCTCTTCTAGCTGATACATATGTTACATTGTTGAAAGGTCGTAACTCCTGGTATGGTCAAATGATAGCTAAGGGAGAACTGAGTCTCGATATGGGTGATAGCATTAGTGGCAAAGGAACAATCCAG GGAGTTTCTGCTGTCGAAGCATTCTATGAACTTCTAAGTCAGTCAAGTTTGAATGTGTTACATCCCGGAGATAATAAGCCGGTTGCCCCAGTTGAGCTGTGCCCCATCTTGAAGACTTTATACAGGATACTCATAAAAAG aGAACAAGGGCCAATGGCTATTCTTCAGGCACTGAGGGATGAAAACTTGAACGATCCGCGCGATCGGATTGAGATTGCACAAAGCCATGCTTTTTACAGGCCTTCACTTCTTGGACAACCTTGA
- the LOC125856741 gene encoding uncharacterized protein LOC125856741 codes for MGDSNNLEESLKPFYQRASEAEERLARLEISVASKTDPKNEELERTVAELQSKLKDVTAELEAEQEKGHKQVEQLTSENAKLKYRIKHLVQSLEEVLNKLASK; via the exons ATGGGGGATTCAAACAATCTTGAAGAATCCTTGAAACCCTTTTACCAGAGAGCTTCAGAGGCTGAG GAACGATTGGCAAGACTTGAAATTTCAGTTGCTAGTAAGACAG ATCCTAAAAATGAGGAATTAGAGAGAACAGTTGCTGAACTCCAGTCAAAGCTGAAGGATGTCACAGCTGAGCTGGAAGCAGAACAAGAAAAG GGACATAAACAGGTCGAACAACTAACTTCAGAGAATGCAAAGCTCAAATATCGTATCAAACATCTAGTTCAATCGCTAGAGGAGGTTCTTAACAAGTTGGCATCGAAGTGA
- the LOC125856696 gene encoding uncharacterized protein LOC125856696: MDLFIWGPPYFQDENSFPANSLAQNFYFSQKLDIIEEDALNEKCCVQVLEILIAKADTEIAELEDDIVMLQSQLSRTDERWLDMCIAALNKKIDRLGSLITALKIENVQASGVHLKTNKKPSERIHEILETPPRNFSSPRDKQTANSTLGSSKLVASVLIKVEAADNHNLKDIETVETNGESTVQANVTIQTSSVVQERNRQETDEHAITKGSCTKSFGHASDKSTLKDLNESDIPGKLINASKRENPSQLNNFACAVLKSASTKPLRDKAEFCGESKRKINMSEDLLEDELMQQGSNDSIIIKPSLGVKQTSIGEGPKPAGAIVVTRLSAVKQEPKESGDEQAQNGAKAGQTREKHTSSLLVSQKQTGAKKIPGIKGEGLLMLNPIKKDRNKQLEKFKGELQVKQSPKSQVLTIHKSNSIFSQKLESQRLKFKWKVPTEMAKEPCLAEELGFKSPSGLKLKRQLKTGSTMENGGDESRDKTTKESLSPAKGTGDLLEISSTSLIHLKKRRITSSTGPILQENENLRNFQNRLVKSYDRSNQNLQVIKVENDELLDSPTFTVPIPDKTDLKCMTMNQLRAVARHHNVHGVYKFRKAELQEHLHKLLAKGRST; encoded by the exons ATGGATTTGTTCATCTGGGGTCCACCTTACTTTCAAG ATGAAAACAGTTTTCCAGCAAACAGCTTGGCTCAAAACTTCTATTTCAGTCAAAAGCTTG ACATTATAGAAGAAGATGCCTTAAATGAGAAATGTTGTGTGCAAGTGCTAGAGATACTCATTGCAAAAGCTGATACAGAAATTGCCGAACTTGAAGATGATATAGTGATGCTACAAAGCCAACTATCCCGTACTGATGAAAGATGGTTGGACATGTGCATTGCTGCtttaaataaaaagattgaTCGCCTTGGTAGTTTGATAACTGccttgaaaattgaaaatgtcCAAGCTTCTGGTGTTCacttaaaaacaaataaaaaaccTTCAGAGAGAATTCATGAGATATTAGAGACACCACCAAGAAATTTCTCTTCTCCACGAGACAAGCAG ACTGCAAACTCTACTCTTGGAAGTTCAAAGCTAGTTGCATCTGTTCTTATAAAAGTTGAAGCAGCCGACAACCACAATTTAAAAGATATTGAGACTGTTGAAACGAATGGTGAATCTACTGTCCAGGCCAATGTTACGATCCAGACATCATCTGTGGTTCAAGAAAGAAATCGACAAGAAACA GATGAACATGCAATCACCAAAGGCTCCTGTACAAAGTCTTTTGGTCATGCCAGTGACAAGTCCACTTTGAAGGATTTGAATGAGTCTGATATTCCTGGAAAGCTGATTAATGCAAGCAAACGAGAAAATCCTTCACAACTCAACAAT TTTGCATGTGCTGTTTTAAAGAGTGCAAGCACAAAGCCTCTAAGAGACAAAGCTGAATTTTGTGGAGAATCAAAGAGGAAGATCAACATGTCAGAAGATCTCCTTGAGGATGAATTGATGCAACAAGGTTCTAATGACAGCATAATCATAAAGCCATCTCTAGGAGTCAAGCAAACAAGCATTGGAGAAGGACCTAAG CCTGCTGGAGCAATTGTGGTGACCCGTCTAAGTGCTGTAAAACAAGAACCTAAAGAATCCGGAGATGAACAGGCACAGAATGGAGCAAAGGCTGGTCAGACTAGAGAAAAGCACACCTCAAGTCTATTGGTAAGTCAAAAGCAGACTGGCGCAAAAAAAATTCCTGGAATAAAGGGAGAAGGTCTGCTCATGTTAAATCCTATAAAGAAAGACAGAAACAAGCAACTGGAAAAATTCAAAGGTGAACTGCAAGTGAAGCAATCCCCCAAAAGTCAAGTACTCACCATACACAAATCTAACTCAATATTTTCCCAAAAGCTAGAAAGTCAAAGGCTGAAGTTCAAATGGAAGGTACCTACAGAAATGGCCAAAGAGCCATGTCTTGCCGAGGAATTAGGGTTCAAGTCACCTTCTGGTCTAAAACTCAAGAGGCAGTTAAAGACTGGAAGTACTATGGAGAATGGAGGTGATGAGTCCAGAGACAAAACAACCAAAGAGAGTCTGTCACCAGCCAAAGGAACTGGTGATCTTCTGGAGATCAGTTCAACTTCTTTGATCCACTTGAAGAAGAGAAGGATAACAAGTTCCACAGGACCAATCCTCCAAGAGAATgagaatttgagaaattttCAGAATAGGTTGGTAAAATCATACGACAGATCAAATCAAAACCTTCAAGTCATTAAAGTTGAGAATGATGAACTTCTTGATTCCCCAACATTCACTGTTCCAATTCCGGACAAAACAGATCTCAAGTGTATGACAATGAATCAACTCAGGGCCGTGGCAAGGCACCATAATGTGCATGGGGTATATAAATTTCGCAAAGCTGAGCTGCAAGAACACCTTCACAAGCTTCTAGCCAAAGGTCGGTCAACGTAA